In Cyanobium sp. WAJ14-Wanaka, a single genomic region encodes these proteins:
- a CDS encoding tetratricopeptide repeat protein has product MAVPLSSDQIARLEAEGAWPQALAELMLLMRSGAEMDAGLLHWLGRIHQRLAASEQARRAYLRALALDPQRPSTYNNLALLELARLDGAQAEFWLQEGLRQPALTDDEAELLNASACELYLYLLKPKRALEHVQRQLERRVSVMALANRAICHHRLGQLEQALADQYQALNLFLSQVAPDWRLFPVADLVGRRLADLQQSCQLQLILLNLGIYRLLLQPDDRQGLDLLMASTFSDVADWLDLGRCASRWCGQPVRDLLVWEDQGFGDSIQNLAWLPDAAARCQKLRLWLRPQLMALVEERLHLPANVSVEPMPEQADPWGEGIPQLGLFFLPMLLKQWPSLDSPARPPWLRRRQVIRGASPSRRVGLVWSAGRHRAPQPERSARVRDVPFDQLWTHALRWRQLHGLELISLQLEGHDHPAVAAQMGAGLLQPGLQSADWLATAQCLDGLDLVVSVDTSVAHLAGAMGIPCVLLLGVPADWRWGQQGAFTPLYGSMRLARCSHLDGWGSAMEQADQQIEEILT; this is encoded by the coding sequence ATGGCTGTGCCCCTGTCCAGCGATCAAATCGCCCGCCTGGAGGCCGAGGGGGCTTGGCCCCAGGCCCTGGCGGAGCTCATGCTCCTGATGCGAAGTGGGGCAGAGATGGATGCTGGGCTGCTGCATTGGCTTGGCAGGATTCACCAGCGTTTGGCGGCATCGGAGCAGGCCAGGCGGGCCTACCTGCGGGCTCTAGCCCTGGATCCTCAGCGCCCGAGCACCTACAACAATCTCGCTTTATTGGAGCTGGCGAGGCTAGATGGGGCCCAGGCCGAATTCTGGTTGCAAGAGGGCTTGCGCCAGCCGGCCCTCACCGACGATGAAGCCGAGCTTCTAAACGCCAGCGCCTGTGAGCTTTACCTATATCTGCTCAAACCCAAGCGGGCCCTGGAGCACGTGCAGCGGCAGCTCGAGCGTCGTGTATCGGTGATGGCCTTGGCCAACCGAGCAATCTGCCATCACAGGCTGGGCCAGTTGGAGCAGGCGTTGGCGGATCAGTACCAAGCTCTCAATTTGTTTCTCAGTCAGGTGGCACCCGACTGGCGGCTGTTTCCTGTGGCCGACCTGGTGGGTAGGCGCCTTGCTGACCTGCAGCAGAGTTGCCAGCTGCAGTTGATATTGCTGAACCTGGGCATCTATCGGCTGTTGCTGCAGCCAGATGATCGCCAGGGCCTGGATCTGTTGATGGCCTCGACCTTTAGCGATGTTGCTGATTGGCTTGATTTAGGCCGTTGTGCAAGTCGTTGGTGTGGTCAGCCTGTGCGGGATTTGCTTGTTTGGGAGGATCAAGGTTTTGGCGATTCGATCCAAAATCTGGCCTGGTTGCCAGATGCGGCAGCTCGCTGCCAGAAACTGCGCCTTTGGCTAAGGCCGCAGCTGATGGCTTTGGTGGAGGAGCGCCTGCACCTTCCCGCCAATGTGAGTGTGGAGCCAATGCCAGAGCAGGCTGACCCATGGGGTGAGGGAATTCCCCAGCTTGGTTTGTTTTTTCTGCCGATGCTCCTCAAGCAATGGCCCAGCCTGGACAGCCCCGCGAGACCCCCCTGGCTGCGCCGTCGGCAGGTGATTCGGGGAGCCTCGCCTTCTAGGCGAGTTGGCTTGGTCTGGAGCGCAGGTCGCCACAGAGCCCCCCAGCCAGAGCGCAGTGCCCGGGTGCGGGATGTGCCGTTTGATCAGCTCTGGACCCATGCCTTGCGCTGGCGCCAGTTGCATGGGCTTGAGCTAATTAGCCTCCAGTTGGAGGGCCACGACCATCCAGCAGTGGCGGCTCAGATGGGGGCGGGCCTTTTGCAGCCAGGCCTGCAGAGTGCTGATTGGTTGGCCACGGCCCAATGCCTTGATGGGCTGGATCTGGTGGTGAGTGTGGACACTTCTGTGGCTCACTTGGCCGGAGCCATGGGTATTCCCTGTGTCCTGCTGCTGGGGGTGCCGGCGGATTGGCGCTGGGGCCAGCAGGGCGCGTTCACCCCCCTTTACGGCAGCATGCGCCTTGCCCGCTGCAGCCACTTGGATGGCTGGGGATCTGCGATGGAGCAGGCAGATCAGCAGATCGAAGAGATCTTGACCTAG
- a CDS encoding glycosyltransferase family 4 protein: MRILLVNHGTAGDWGGGDGVQMRETGKRLMQRGHSVELINADRFNPAGFDLVHIFNCRVHQSFEQQLLSCHQAQMPVVVSPIWVSIARALWGSRGSVGLLEKAAEEGAGAAQPLLDQLRERRLTVMLPNGHIQASGDGSWDQSGLRLVAHLLKGVDGLLPNSWLELQAVRSDLHWDGDCFEVAHYGVDPKLFLDADPSPFRERFGLTQPFVLQAGRIEPAKNQAMLCWALRETNLPIVLIGNGDHWPSYRELCQRIYGERLLVIDHLPQEQLASAYAAAAVHVLPSWMETCGLVSLEAALAGTPLVGSTFGHELEYLGKDAWYGDPADPTSIKRAVLEAIKAGPQSRQALSMKRKVLEKFNWEKTVDASERLYRRVLQKRSASENA; the protein is encoded by the coding sequence ATGCGAATTCTGCTGGTAAATCATGGCACCGCAGGCGATTGGGGCGGAGGCGACGGCGTGCAGATGCGCGAAACAGGCAAGCGGCTAATGCAACGCGGCCACAGCGTGGAATTGATAAATGCCGATCGATTTAACCCGGCCGGATTTGATCTGGTGCACATATTCAACTGCCGGGTACACCAAAGCTTTGAACAGCAGCTGCTCAGCTGCCACCAAGCCCAGATGCCGGTGGTTGTTTCACCAATCTGGGTATCGATCGCCCGGGCACTATGGGGAAGTCGCGGCAGCGTGGGGCTCCTAGAGAAAGCCGCAGAAGAAGGAGCTGGGGCCGCCCAGCCTCTTCTCGATCAATTGCGGGAACGCCGCCTTACGGTGATGCTCCCGAACGGCCACATCCAGGCCAGCGGAGATGGCAGCTGGGATCAATCTGGCCTAAGGCTGGTGGCCCATCTGCTTAAGGGGGTGGATGGTCTATTGCCAAACAGCTGGCTGGAGCTCCAGGCGGTTCGCAGCGATCTCCACTGGGATGGTGACTGCTTCGAGGTAGCGCATTACGGCGTAGATCCAAAACTATTTCTCGATGCTGACCCCTCGCCTTTTCGTGAACGTTTCGGCCTCACCCAGCCGTTTGTGTTGCAGGCGGGCCGCATCGAACCAGCCAAAAACCAAGCGATGCTCTGCTGGGCCTTACGGGAGACAAATCTACCAATCGTGTTGATCGGCAATGGTGACCACTGGCCCAGCTACCGAGAGCTCTGCCAGCGCATCTATGGCGAGAGGCTTCTGGTGATTGATCACCTGCCCCAAGAACAACTGGCATCTGCCTATGCGGCCGCTGCGGTTCATGTGCTGCCCAGTTGGATGGAAACCTGCGGTCTAGTGAGCCTGGAGGCAGCCCTCGCAGGCACTCCACTGGTGGGCAGCACCTTTGGCCATGAACTGGAGTATCTAGGCAAAGATGCCTGGTACGGAGATCCAGCAGACCCAACCAGCATTAAGCGAGCAGTGCTTGAGGCAATCAAGGCCGGCCCTCAAAGCCGCCAGGCCTTGAGCATGAAGAGAAAAGTGCTAGAAAAATTCAACTGGGAGAAAACCGTTGACGCTAGCGAGCGCCTATACCGCCGAGTATTACAGAAACGAAGCGCTAGCGAAAACGCTTAA